Proteins from a genomic interval of Niabella soli DSM 19437:
- a CDS encoding prolyl oligopeptidase family serine peptidase produces MADDCYIYISLENRGAPAPRGREWRKSIYRKIGQLNIRDQAMGAKEVLKWNFIDTSRVAVWGWSGGGSSTLNLMFQYPGIYKTGIAIAAVTNQLLYDNVYQERYMGVPTTSNEDFVKGSPITYAKNLRGNLLYIHGTGDDNVHYQNAEMLINELIKDGKQFQLMSYPNRTHSISEGEGTREHLSTLYTNYLRMYCPPGGR; encoded by the coding sequence ATGGCAGATGACTGTTATATATACATTTCACTGGAGAACCGCGGCGCCCCGGCCCCCAGGGGAAGGGAGTGGCGCAAATCCATTTACCGGAAAATAGGGCAGCTCAATATCCGCGACCAGGCAATGGGCGCCAAAGAAGTATTAAAATGGAATTTTATCGATACCAGTCGTGTGGCCGTTTGGGGCTGGAGCGGCGGCGGCTCTTCCACGCTGAATCTTATGTTCCAGTACCCCGGCATTTATAAAACAGGCATCGCTATTGCGGCCGTTACCAACCAACTCCTGTACGACAATGTATACCAGGAACGCTATATGGGCGTACCCACTACGTCTAATGAGGATTTCGTGAAAGGCTCCCCCATCACCTACGCCAAAAACCTGCGGGGCAACCTGCTATACATACACGGAACAGGTGATGATAATGTGCACTATCAAAATGCAGAAATGCTCATCAATGAGCTGATAAAGGATGGCAAACAGTTTCAACTAATGTCTTACCCCAACCGTACGCATTCCATCTCCGAAGGCGAGGGCACGCGCGAGCATCTTTCCACACTGTATACCAATTATCTTAGAATGTACTGTCCTCCGGGCGGAAGATGA
- a CDS encoding Gfo/Idh/MocA family protein, translating to MRLIAYGAPQTIKQFFNALILERSGLQTKENMNRKDFVKTAGLGVASVAILPSETVLKPSVSKLKVAIIGVGARGIWHLNLLLKRNDVEVVGVCDIDPKRITAAKEAIAKANKRAPVYYSAGPDDWKKMYAKKGIDAVILATPWELHKPMIIGALESGIKYVGSEVIIGITLQDHWDVVKAAEQYNGHVMMLENVCYRRDVLAVLNMVRQNILGEMIHLQGGYQHDLRGVKFNDGKTPYGIGAEFGHVDGYSEARWRTDHSVWRNGDLYPTHGIGPLAHYININRGNRFVSLNSFSTKSRGLHNYIVEVGGPTHKNAKVNFKLGDIVTTQISCVNGETIILQHDTNLPRPYSLGFRVQGTKGLWMDVNNGMYVEGVSKPHTWDDAKAWLDKYDHPLWKKYGKDAAGAGHGGMDFFVVNAFIEAAKRKEPTPIDVYDSAAWSAITPLSEQSIALGHQTVEFPDFTSGDWMYRKSTFALNDDY from the coding sequence ATGCGCTTGATTGCTTACGGAGCGCCTCAAACGATAAAACAATTCTTTAATGCTCTTATCCTGGAAAGGAGCGGGCTTCAAACAAAAGAAAACATGAACAGAAAAGATTTTGTAAAAACTGCTGGCCTGGGAGTGGCATCGGTTGCTATACTTCCTTCCGAGACGGTATTGAAACCATCGGTTTCAAAATTAAAAGTGGCCATCATTGGCGTGGGTGCGCGGGGTATCTGGCACCTGAACTTGTTATTGAAAAGAAATGATGTGGAAGTAGTGGGTGTTTGCGATATTGACCCCAAACGAATAACTGCAGCAAAGGAAGCAATAGCGAAAGCAAATAAAAGAGCGCCGGTTTATTATTCCGCCGGCCCGGACGACTGGAAAAAAATGTATGCAAAAAAGGGCATCGATGCCGTGATCCTTGCCACGCCCTGGGAGTTGCATAAGCCCATGATCATCGGGGCGCTGGAATCGGGTATCAAATACGTAGGGTCGGAAGTGATCATCGGTATTACGCTGCAGGACCACTGGGATGTGGTAAAAGCTGCAGAGCAATACAACGGGCATGTGATGATGCTGGAAAATGTTTGCTATCGCAGGGACGTGCTGGCGGTCTTGAATATGGTGCGCCAGAACATTCTTGGAGAAATGATTCACCTGCAGGGCGGCTATCAGCACGACCTGCGCGGCGTAAAATTTAACGATGGTAAAACGCCTTATGGTATCGGTGCCGAGTTCGGGCATGTGGATGGATACTCAGAAGCCAGGTGGCGTACAGACCATTCTGTATGGCGCAACGGCGATCTGTACCCCACTCACGGAATCGGGCCATTGGCGCATTATATCAATATCAACAGGGGCAACCGGTTTGTATCGCTGAACTCTTTTTCAACAAAATCAAGAGGGTTGCATAATTACATTGTAGAAGTAGGCGGCCCTACTCACAAAAATGCAAAAGTGAATTTTAAACTGGGCGATATTGTGACCACCCAGATCAGTTGTGTAAACGGAGAGACGATCATTCTGCAGCATGATACCAACCTGCCCCGCCCGTATTCGCTGGGCTTCCGGGTGCAGGGAACCAAGGGCCTGTGGATGGATGTGAACAATGGAATGTATGTGGAAGGAGTTTCTAAACCACACACCTGGGATGATGCGAAAGCATGGCTGGATAAATACGATCACCCGCTTTGGAAAAAATATGGTAAAGATGCGGCCGGCGCCGGTCACGGTGGTATGGACTTTTTTGTAGTAAATGCTTTTATTGAAGCTGCAAAAAGAAAAGAGCCTACACCTATAGATGTGTATGATTCCGCGGCCTGGAGCGCGATCACTCCTTTAAGTGAGCAGTCTATTGCCCTGGGGCATCAGACCGTTGAATTCCCCGATTTTACCAGCGGCGACTGGATGTACCGGAAATCGACCTTTGCACTGAATGATGATTATTAG
- a CDS encoding glycoside hydrolase family 2 TIM barrel-domain containing protein, whose protein sequence is MKKILSLIALAGIAGMASAQTLPTELQTPEVVGWNRMPMRANAFAFESRQLATTRKKEQSAWFISLNGNWRFNWVQNPNNRPRDFYKTDFNDSKWVNFPVPANWEVNGYGLPIYVNQPYEFAGRAKTGSKMNPPFDIPDDNNPVGSYRKKVQLPANWDGRQIFIHLGAVKSAFFIWVNGQKVGYSEDSKMAAEFDITKYVKPGENLIALQVYRWSDGSYLECQDMWRMSGIEREVYLYATPLLDLRDFKITSTLNNNYKDGVFEFDGTVTSYKTDKHTLHSKADTATAELELIDQEGKQVFKETLPAFSVLGRYKTSVSLKKHIPDIKAWSAETPHLYTLYITLKNNKGEVLEVVPARVGFRSIEIKGRDFLVNGKRVFFKGVNRHEHNARTGHTLTKADMLKDMEMMKKLNINAVRHSHYPPDPYWLELCDEYGLYVIDEANIESHGRYYDLEYTFANDPQWRIPHLERIQRMYERDKNHPSIITWSLGNEAGNGINMYEGYDWLKKNDIRPVQYERAERDYNTDVICPQYPSPDWVAGWGKSKERRPLIMSEYAHIMGNSLGNFKEYWDAIEHTEGAQGGYIWEWIDQGIDTVKNGKRILAYGGDFPLSGPVDENFSDNDFCVKGVVTAYRQLTPMAVEVKKVYQHIKTNYKGNNVVEVANGYFFKNLSGVKLDWELTEDGTVVAKGTQPSLNIEPQAAAELELPVKYKPKAGKEYFLAVYYRLKNKEPFLEKDYTIAEEQFAWTGTRAVYAHPEVKTAVAEAKTGNTLVLKGSGFAVAFDLNKGLLTSYELKGTTIIAKGPQPGFYRAPTDNDIGARLNQSLRNWRNVYETATAVQAKTERVNAYEYKVSFTTALLNGTAKTEQEFTVYGDGAIRVKNNYTLAAGNYRSLMRVGNDMELDKEFSKIQWYGRGPWENYWDRHTASNVGRYSQTIEEQYFPYARPQESGNKTDVRWISLTNNKGVGLRFEMADSLLSVAALPYSVEQLDPAPVKKQFHSGELEKADKIYMHVDLRQMGVQGMDSWGSMPLKKYWITPGTYQYSYWIRPVLR, encoded by the coding sequence ATGAAAAAGATACTATCGTTGATTGCGTTGGCGGGTATAGCCGGAATGGCATCGGCACAAACCCTCCCAACTGAATTGCAAACCCCTGAAGTGGTTGGATGGAACCGGATGCCGATGCGGGCAAATGCTTTTGCTTTTGAATCAAGGCAACTTGCTACAACAAGAAAAAAAGAACAATCGGCCTGGTTTATTTCGCTGAATGGCAACTGGCGTTTCAACTGGGTGCAGAATCCCAACAACCGCCCGCGGGATTTTTACAAGACCGATTTTAATGACAGCAAGTGGGTAAATTTTCCAGTACCTGCTAACTGGGAAGTAAACGGGTATGGGTTGCCCATTTATGTAAACCAGCCCTATGAATTTGCGGGACGTGCAAAAACGGGGAGCAAAATGAATCCTCCTTTTGATATTCCTGATGATAATAATCCCGTGGGATCTTACCGGAAAAAAGTGCAACTTCCTGCCAACTGGGACGGCCGGCAGATCTTCATTCATTTGGGCGCTGTGAAGTCGGCGTTCTTTATCTGGGTGAACGGACAAAAAGTGGGCTATAGCGAAGACAGCAAAATGGCGGCGGAGTTCGATATTACAAAATACGTGAAGCCCGGTGAAAACCTGATCGCTTTGCAGGTGTATCGCTGGAGCGACGGCAGTTATCTGGAATGCCAGGATATGTGGCGTATGTCAGGCATAGAACGGGAAGTATACCTGTATGCCACGCCGTTGCTGGATCTGCGCGATTTTAAGATCACTTCCACATTAAATAATAATTATAAGGACGGAGTTTTTGAATTTGACGGAACGGTAACCAGTTATAAAACAGATAAGCATACCCTGCATTCCAAAGCGGACACCGCAACAGCAGAACTGGAACTGATCGATCAGGAGGGAAAACAAGTGTTTAAAGAAACGCTGCCCGCCTTTTCTGTATTAGGCCGGTATAAGACTTCAGTTTCGTTGAAGAAGCATATTCCGGACATAAAAGCCTGGTCTGCCGAAACGCCCCATCTATACACCCTATACATTACGCTTAAAAACAATAAAGGCGAAGTGCTGGAAGTGGTTCCGGCCCGTGTGGGTTTCCGCAGCATTGAAATAAAAGGACGCGATTTTTTGGTAAACGGGAAACGTGTTTTCTTTAAAGGGGTCAATCGGCACGAACATAATGCCCGCACCGGTCATACCCTTACAAAAGCAGATATGCTGAAGGATATGGAAATGATGAAAAAGCTGAATATAAACGCGGTGCGCCATTCCCATTATCCGCCGGATCCTTACTGGCTGGAGCTTTGCGATGAATACGGACTGTACGTGATTGATGAGGCCAATATTGAATCGCACGGAAGATACTACGACCTCGAATATACTTTTGCCAACGATCCTCAATGGCGCATTCCGCACCTGGAACGGATACAGCGCATGTATGAGCGGGATAAAAATCACCCTTCCATTATTACCTGGTCGCTGGGCAATGAAGCGGGCAATGGGATCAATATGTATGAGGGGTACGACTGGCTGAAGAAAAATGATATCCGCCCGGTGCAGTATGAACGCGCAGAGCGTGATTATAATACCGATGTTATCTGTCCGCAATACCCTTCCCCCGACTGGGTAGCTGGCTGGGGAAAATCGAAAGAACGCCGGCCGCTTATTATGAGCGAATATGCTCATATTATGGGCAATAGCCTGGGCAATTTTAAAGAATACTGGGACGCTATTGAACATACCGAAGGCGCGCAGGGCGGCTATATATGGGAATGGATCGACCAGGGAATTGATACGGTTAAAAACGGCAAACGCATCCTGGCTTATGGAGGCGATTTCCCTTTGAGCGGACCGGTGGATGAAAACTTCAGCGATAATGATTTTTGTGTGAAAGGCGTGGTAACCGCTTATCGCCAGCTAACCCCCATGGCCGTTGAAGTAAAGAAAGTGTATCAACATATAAAAACAAACTATAAAGGCAATAATGTTGTTGAGGTAGCAAATGGTTATTTCTTCAAAAATCTTTCCGGTGTAAAACTGGATTGGGAGCTTACGGAAGATGGAACCGTTGTTGCAAAAGGAACACAGCCCAGTCTGAATATTGAACCGCAGGCCGCAGCGGAGCTGGAACTTCCTGTAAAATACAAACCCAAGGCCGGAAAGGAATATTTCCTGGCGGTTTATTACCGGCTGAAAAATAAAGAGCCCTTTCTGGAAAAAGATTACACAATAGCAGAAGAACAATTTGCCTGGACCGGAACTCGTGCTGTCTATGCGCATCCTGAAGTAAAGACTGCGGTTGCCGAAGCAAAAACCGGTAATACGCTTGTTTTAAAGGGTAGCGGCTTTGCTGTTGCCTTTGATCTGAACAAGGGCCTGCTTACCAGCTACGAGTTAAAAGGCACCACCATTATTGCCAAAGGCCCGCAGCCTGGTTTCTATCGCGCACCAACGGATAATGATATCGGCGCCCGGCTGAACCAGTCTTTAAGGAATTGGAGAAACGTTTATGAAACAGCTACTGCTGTGCAGGCAAAAACGGAGCGGGTGAATGCCTATGAATACAAGGTTTCTTTTACCACCGCGCTGTTAAACGGCACTGCTAAAACAGAACAGGAATTTACCGTATATGGCGACGGCGCCATCCGGGTGAAAAATAATTATACTCTAGCTGCGGGTAATTACCGGTCGTTGATGCGCGTTGGGAATGACATGGAGTTAGATAAGGAGTTCTCAAAGATCCAATGGTATGGCCGCGGTCCCTGGGAGAACTACTGGGACCGGCATACTGCGAGTAATGTGGGCCGGTACAGCCAGACTATTGAGGAGCAGTATTTTCCTTATGCCCGCCCGCAGGAAAGCGGTAATAAGACGGACGTGCGGTGGATCAGTCTGACCAATAACAAAGGCGTTGGTCTGCGCTTTGAAATGGCTGACAGCCTGCTGTCTGTTGCAGCCCTGCCTTACAGTGTGGAGCAACTGGATCCGGCACCGGTTAAAAAACAGTTTCATTCCGGTGAACTGGAAAAAGCGGATAAGATCTATATGCACGTTGATTTACGACAGATGGGTGTGCAGGGAATGGATAGCTGGGGCTCTATGCCATTAAAAAAATACTGGATCACCCCGGGCACCTACCAATACAGTTACTGGATACGCCCGGTCCTGCGTTAG
- the lspA gene encoding signal peptidase II — translation MKNKIVRLLILLLIVAGNLSCDQLSKSVVREKISYLEQVPVAGHFITLTRVENTGAFLSLGQTWPYVLKLILLIILPVATIFAVAVHMLRKQTLSLLTIIALGFIIGGGTGNLYDRVLYGRVTDFVHMDFHLFQTGIFNMADVSVMTGTLLMLAELILRMRRRLSNPAAGPV, via the coding sequence ATGAAAAATAAAATAGTGCGCCTGCTGATTTTATTGCTCATAGTTGCAGGGAACCTGTCCTGCGATCAGTTGTCAAAATCGGTTGTCAGGGAAAAGATCTCCTACCTGGAGCAGGTACCGGTTGCAGGGCATTTTATAACCCTTACCCGTGTGGAAAACACCGGGGCCTTCCTGAGCCTGGGGCAAACATGGCCCTACGTATTGAAACTCATCCTGCTTATTATACTGCCGGTTGCTACCATTTTTGCCGTGGCCGTGCATATGTTGCGAAAGCAAACGCTTTCCCTGTTAACGATCATTGCATTGGGCTTTATTATTGGCGGCGGCACCGGAAATTTATACGACCGTGTGTTGTATGGGAGGGTGACTGATTTTGTACATATGGATTTTCACCTGTTCCAGACCGGTATCTTTAATATGGCGGATGTTTCCGTTATGACGGGCACTTTGCTGATGCTTGCGGAACTTATTTTACGAATGAGACGTCGCCTCTCAAACCCGGCGGCTGGGCCCGTGTGA
- the tnpA gene encoding IS200/IS605 family transposase, whose protein sequence is MANTFSQIYLQFVFAVQGRCNLIVPQHKEELHKYMTALAQARKAKMLAVHCMPDHIHLFVGFKPFVLISDFVKEIKVQSNEFIRAKKWIPSAFNWQEGYSPTDTLRLTLFANTC, encoded by the coding sequence ATGGCTAACACCTTTTCCCAGATCTATCTTCAATTTGTATTCGCAGTACAGGGCAGATGCAATCTGATCGTCCCGCAGCATAAAGAAGAGCTACATAAATATATGACGGCGCTAGCGCAAGCCCGGAAAGCGAAAATGCTCGCTGTTCATTGTATGCCAGATCATATTCATTTGTTTGTTGGATTTAAGCCTTTTGTTTTAATATCCGATTTTGTAAAGGAAATTAAAGTACAAAGCAACGAATTTATCCGGGCTAAGAAATGGATACCTAGCGCCTTTAACTGGCAAGAAGGGTATTCTCCTACGGACACTCTCAGATTGACATTGTTTGCAAATACGTGCTGA
- a CDS encoding sugar phosphate isomerase/epimerase family protein — protein MASAGLLMGGSLLARESFFFDKPNSRIAGVQIGVITYSYRSMPQSLEQVLQYIVNSGISATELMGEPVEAFAGIPSDKSKIAEWRATVPMTKFAAVKKLFDKAGVKIYAFKPNALGSNNTDAEIEYALRVAKTLGAKSVTVELPKDPAQSGRLGQLAAKHKVYVGYHAHTQATDTAWDTALSQSPYNSMNLDCGHYIAAGGNNTKETLLALIQAKHNRITSMHMKDRKTKANGGANLPWGQGDTPIKEILDLLKAKKYAIPATIELEYNIPAGSDAVQEVKKCFLYAKDALLAK, from the coding sequence TTGGCATCAGCCGGATTGCTGATGGGTGGGTCTTTACTGGCCCGTGAATCCTTCTTTTTTGATAAACCCAACTCCAGAATTGCCGGTGTGCAAATAGGAGTGATCACTTACTCTTATCGCAGTATGCCGCAATCGTTGGAACAGGTATTGCAATATATTGTCAACAGCGGCATTAGTGCTACCGAACTTATGGGTGAGCCGGTAGAAGCTTTTGCGGGTATTCCTTCCGATAAATCAAAAATTGCGGAATGGCGCGCTACAGTGCCCATGACGAAATTTGCCGCAGTAAAAAAGCTATTTGATAAAGCGGGGGTGAAGATTTACGCGTTTAAACCGAATGCACTCGGTTCCAATAATACCGATGCAGAAATAGAATATGCGCTGCGCGTGGCCAAAACCTTGGGAGCTAAGTCCGTGACTGTTGAGCTGCCAAAAGATCCGGCACAGTCCGGACGATTGGGTCAATTGGCCGCAAAACACAAAGTATATGTAGGGTACCATGCACATACACAGGCCACGGATACTGCGTGGGATACGGCTTTGAGCCAATCACCCTATAATTCTATGAACCTTGATTGCGGCCACTATATTGCAGCGGGGGGTAACAATACCAAAGAAACCTTGCTGGCATTGATACAGGCTAAGCATAACCGGATCACCTCCATGCATATGAAAGACCGGAAAACAAAAGCGAATGGCGGGGCCAACCTGCCCTGGGGGCAAGGGGATACGCCGATAAAAGAGATACTGGATCTTTTGAAAGCAAAAAAATATGCTATACCGGCTACCATTGAACTGGAATATAATATACCTGCCGGTTCGGACGCGGTGCAGGAAGTGAAGAAATGCTTTTTGTATGCAAAGGACGCGTTGCTGGCCAAATAG
- a CDS encoding GH92 family glycosyl hydrolase: MKATATALLLFGLFLTTLVYSQSNDPVELVNPLMGTQSKPSLSTGNTYPAVGVPWGMNLWSAQTGKMGDGWMYTYDADKIRGIKQTHQPSPWMNDYGQVSIMPVTGKMVFDQDARASWFSHKAEIAKPYYYSVYLADHNVTAELTPTERAAQFRFTFPKTDSAFVVIDAFDKGSYIKIIPRERKIIGYSTKHAINPLPEFKNFFVIYFDKPFTNAHTWEGAKLNASELEITSDHSGAIVGFKTAKGEKVHMRMATSFISFEQAELNLKRELAKDGFDQTMVKAKKLWNERLGKVTVEGGTIDQTRTFYSALYRMLFFPNKLYELDASGKPVHYSPYTGKTLPGYMFAGTGFWDTFRALYPFLNLVYPSINKEMQEGLINDYKEGGWLPEWSSPGYAAVMVGNNSASIVADAYIKGVRGYNINTLYEALLHGANNEGPRATGRRGVAFYNSLGYVPYDVGINENAARTLEYAYDDFTIYQLGKALGRPKAELEQYFKHAHNYKNLFDPGHNLMRGKNKDGSFQSPFNPFKWGDAFTEGNSWHYSWSVFHDVQGLIDLMGGKKTFVQQLDSVFAMPPVFDDSYYHGVIHEIREMQIANMGQYAHGNQPIQHMIYLYNYAGAPWKAQYWVRETMNRMYRATPDGYCGDEDNGQTSAWYVFSALGFYSVTPAVDQYVIGAPLFKKATIWLENGKKVVITAPANSDANRYIQSATVNGQPYTKNWLSHSGLQKGTVINYVMGAQPNKTRGTGDADVPYSMSRDEK; this comes from the coding sequence ATGAAAGCGACTGCCACAGCCCTCCTCTTGTTTGGTCTTTTTTTAACAACCCTTGTTTACAGCCAGTCCAACGACCCGGTGGAGCTGGTAAACCCGTTAATGGGCACTCAATCGAAACCCAGTTTGTCTACCGGGAACACCTACCCGGCAGTAGGAGTTCCCTGGGGCATGAATTTATGGAGCGCGCAAACCGGCAAAATGGGTGACGGCTGGATGTACACCTATGACGCAGATAAGATCCGGGGCATTAAACAAACCCATCAGCCTTCCCCCTGGATGAATGATTACGGCCAGGTATCCATTATGCCTGTAACCGGCAAAATGGTTTTTGACCAGGATGCCCGCGCCAGTTGGTTTTCACATAAGGCGGAGATTGCAAAGCCGTATTATTATAGTGTATACCTGGCAGACCATAATGTTACAGCAGAGCTGACGCCGACAGAACGCGCAGCACAGTTCCGGTTTACGTTCCCGAAGACAGACAGCGCCTTTGTAGTTATCGATGCCTTTGATAAGGGGTCGTATATAAAAATCATTCCCCGCGAAAGAAAGATTATCGGGTATTCTACCAAACATGCGATAAACCCATTGCCGGAATTTAAAAATTTCTTTGTTATTTATTTTGACAAACCTTTTACGAACGCGCATACCTGGGAAGGAGCAAAACTAAATGCATCTGAATTGGAAATCACTTCCGATCATAGCGGCGCTATTGTTGGTTTTAAGACGGCTAAAGGAGAAAAAGTGCATATGCGCATGGCTACTTCTTTTATCAGTTTTGAACAGGCTGAATTGAATCTTAAAAGAGAACTGGCGAAGGACGGGTTTGATCAGACAATGGTGAAAGCAAAAAAGCTATGGAACGAACGCTTGGGTAAAGTAACAGTTGAGGGGGGGACGATCGACCAGACGCGTACGTTCTATTCAGCGCTCTACCGTATGCTGTTTTTCCCCAATAAATTATATGAGCTGGATGCTTCGGGTAAACCGGTACATTACAGTCCTTATACAGGAAAAACACTGCCAGGCTATATGTTTGCGGGAACCGGCTTCTGGGACACGTTCCGTGCCTTGTATCCATTTCTGAACCTGGTATATCCGTCCATTAATAAAGAAATGCAGGAGGGGCTGATCAATGATTATAAGGAAGGCGGGTGGTTGCCGGAATGGAGCAGCCCGGGTTATGCAGCAGTGATGGTGGGGAATAATTCCGCTTCGATAGTAGCAGATGCGTACATCAAAGGGGTGCGGGGCTACAATATTAATACACTGTACGAAGCCTTGTTGCATGGGGCCAATAATGAGGGGCCCAGGGCCACCGGCCGCCGGGGCGTTGCATTTTATAATAGTCTGGGCTATGTACCCTATGATGTGGGTATTAATGAAAATGCTGCGCGCACCCTGGAATATGCCTATGATGATTTCACCATTTACCAGTTAGGGAAAGCGTTGGGGCGCCCGAAAGCAGAACTGGAGCAGTATTTTAAACATGCGCATAATTATAAAAATCTGTTTGATCCCGGGCATAATTTAATGCGCGGGAAAAATAAGGATGGTAGCTTTCAAAGTCCCTTTAATCCCTTTAAATGGGGCGATGCTTTCACCGAGGGAAACAGTTGGCATTACTCCTGGTCGGTTTTTCATGACGTGCAGGGGCTGATTGATCTGATGGGGGGCAAAAAAACATTTGTGCAGCAACTGGACAGCGTGTTTGCAATGCCACCGGTTTTTGATGATAGCTATTATCACGGGGTGATCCATGAGATCCGGGAGATGCAGATCGCTAACATGGGGCAATACGCCCACGGCAACCAGCCGATTCAGCATATGATCTATCTGTACAACTATGCGGGGGCGCCCTGGAAGGCTCAATATTGGGTGCGAGAAACCATGAATCGGATGTACCGGGCTACGCCGGATGGGTATTGCGGCGATGAAGATAACGGGCAAACCAGTGCCTGGTATGTGTTTTCCGCCCTGGGTTTTTATTCTGTAACGCCCGCGGTGGATCAGTATGTAATAGGTGCGCCGTTATTTAAAAAAGCGACGATCTGGTTAGAGAACGGTAAGAAAGTAGTGATCACTGCCCCTGCGAATAGCGATGCCAACCGGTATATTCAATCTGCAACAGTCAATGGGCAGCCGTATACGAAAAACTGGTTGAGCCATAGCGGGCTGCAAAAGGGCACGGTGATCAATTATGTAATGGGCGCACAACCCAACAAGACCCGCGGTACCGGCGACGCGGATGTTCCTTATTCCATGAGCCGGGATGAGAAATAA
- the lysA gene encoding diaminopimelate decarboxylase: MSAQLTNEELVQIAKDFGTPVYVYNADKIEEQYKTLTTAFDPKRVKIFYAAKALTNLSVLRFVKKLGANVDCSSINEVKLALQAGFEPSRVLYTSNGIHFTEIEDALLLGVFVNIDSLYNLQKLGEKYGGKYPVGVRLRPNIMAGGNLKISTGHDKSKFGIPVEQIDQLLEMVKKYEIKIQNLHIHTGSDIKDASVFVKGIEVLFDLIPHFPELKSVDLGGGFKIAYKEGDPVIDIQELSEKVLGAFDAHAPAKNLEIWFEPGKFLVSESGYLITSVNLIKETAATTFVSINSGFNHLIRPMFYDAYHRITNSTNPEGAIKEYSVVGNICETDTFAWDRPLPEVREGDLLVFFNAGAYGYEMASTFNSRFRPAEVIVYKGTAQLIRKRDTLDDLTRNQVMVDL; the protein is encoded by the coding sequence ATGAGCGCACAATTAACAAACGAAGAACTGGTACAGATCGCGAAAGATTTTGGAACTCCTGTATACGTGTATAACGCAGACAAGATTGAAGAGCAGTACAAAACCTTAACAACGGCTTTTGACCCAAAGCGGGTTAAGATCTTTTATGCCGCAAAGGCATTGACTAATTTAAGCGTATTGCGTTTTGTAAAGAAGCTGGGTGCTAATGTAGATTGCAGCTCCATCAATGAGGTAAAACTGGCTCTCCAGGCGGGTTTTGAGCCCTCGCGGGTATTGTACACGAGCAACGGGATCCATTTTACGGAAATTGAAGATGCCCTGTTGCTGGGTGTATTTGTAAATATAGACAGCCTGTACAATCTGCAGAAACTGGGAGAAAAATACGGTGGTAAATACCCGGTGGGTGTACGGTTGCGGCCCAATATTATGGCAGGAGGCAATTTAAAGATCTCAACCGGGCATGATAAAAGTAAGTTTGGCATCCCGGTGGAGCAGATAGATCAGCTTCTTGAAATGGTAAAAAAATATGAGATCAAGATACAGAATTTGCATATTCATACCGGCAGCGACATCAAAGATGCTTCTGTTTTTGTAAAAGGAATTGAAGTGCTTTTTGATTTGATCCCTCATTTTCCGGAATTAAAATCGGTTGATCTGGGTGGCGGCTTTAAAATAGCCTATAAAGAAGGAGATCCGGTTATTGATATACAGGAATTGTCTGAAAAAGTGCTGGGTGCTTTTGATGCCCATGCCCCTGCCAAAAATCTGGAAATATGGTTTGAACCGGGGAAGTTCCTGGTAAGCGAATCAGGGTATTTAATTACATCGGTGAATCTGATCAAAGAAACGGCCGCTACTACATTTGTCAGCATCAACAGCGGGTTTAACCACCTCATCCGTCCTATGTTCTATGATGCGTATCATCGCATAACGAATAGCACAAACCCCGAAGGGGCTATAAAAGAATATTCGGTTGTGGGTAATATTTGTGAAACGGACACGTTCGCATGGGATCGGCCGCTGCCGGAAGTAAGGGAAGGAGACCTGCTGGTATTTTTCAATGCCGGAGCCTATGGCTATGAGATGGCTTCTACGTTTAATTCCCGTTTTCGCCCCGCCGAAGTGATCGTTTACAAAGGAACCGCGCAGTTGATCCGCAAGCGGGATACTTTAGACGATCTGACAAGGAACCAGGTAATGGTGGATTTGTAG